A region from the Vicia villosa cultivar HV-30 ecotype Madison, WI linkage group LG3, Vvil1.0, whole genome shotgun sequence genome encodes:
- the LOC131660399 gene encoding defensin-like protein 45: MAKTSASVVLAVLVVALFLNGYNAAESVETDNQSKKAAVDGCYRNGTEACSLVRCYAFCKKIGYSFGICPAPPPYECCCG; the protein is encoded by the exons ATGGCAAAAACCAGTGCTTCAGTTGTTCTAGCTGTCCTTGTTGTAGCATTATTTCTGAATGGCTATAATGCTGCTGAGAGTGTAGAAACAGATAATCAATCTAAGAAAG CAGCAGTAGACGGATGCTATAGGAATGGGACGGAAGCATGTAGTCTTGTAAGGTGTTACGCATTTTGTAAAAAGATAGGCTATTCTTTCGGCATTTGTCCAGCGCCACCGCCATATGAGTGTTGTTGCGGTTGA
- the LOC131657609 gene encoding protein STRICTOSIDINE SYNTHASE-LIKE 4-like has product MAVLANFGMFGACLDLDKRFTGRNTYDVVRSGVPNICAVALALSDLGLTIQHFPLYAGYGHSWSKFVGCMIYLRPVISISLTDAGHDSKAKGFDDSSYEFGEFLFLYRLEPFEPVHFPFRDRELPRRTLSAPAVNPRMRFGSEVVVEGKVDGPEDLAYDKRNRLIYTGCDDGWIKRITVNKSVADSVVKNWVNTGGRPLGLALEKTGELIVADAVLGLLRVTVKGKESKVEVLANEYDGLKFNLTDGVDVGEDGTIYFTDATYKYNLKDFYFDIAERKPHGRFMSYNPTTKKVTLLARNLYFANGVAVAPDQKFVVYCETILKNLDANTWK; this is encoded by the exons atggcc gttttggccaattttgggatGTTTGGAGCTTGTCTTGATCTTGACAAGAGATTCactggcagaa ACACTTATGAT GTTGTGAGAAGTGGAGTTCCTAACATTTGTGCTGTTGCATTAGCTCTCAGTGATTTAGG CTTAACAATTCAACATTTTCCTCTATATGCAGGTTATGGACATTCTTGGTCCAAGTTTGTGGGATGTATGATATACCTCAGGCCAGTGATTAGTATAAGCTTAACTGATGCGGGTCATGATTCTAAGGCAAAGGGTTTTGACGATTCATCCTACGAGTTTGGAGAATTTCTCT TTCTCTACCGACTCGAACCCTTCGAACCGGTTCACTTTCCATTCAGGGACAGGGAGTTACCCCGACGAACCTTATCTGCTCCCGCTGTCAACCCACGCATGCGGTTTGGTTCGGAAGTTGTAGTGGAAGGAAAGGTGGATGGACCTGAAGACTTGGCTTATGATAAGAGGAACCGTCTCATCTACACTGGCTGCGACGACGGGTGGATCAAGCGAATTACAGTGAACAAATCGGTGGCTGACTCGGTTGTTAAAAACTGGGTTAACACCGGTGGAAGACCACTTGGACTCGCTCTGGAAAAAACCGGTGAGCTCATAGTTGCTGACGCTGTATTG GGGCTATTGAGAGTGACAGTAAAAGGAAAGGAATCTAAGGTTGAAGTTCTGGCAAATGAATACGATGGGTTGAAATTCAATTTAACAGATGGAGTTGACGTAGGTGAAGATGGAACAATTTATTTCACAGACGCAACATACAAATACAATTTGAAGGATTTCTATTTTGATATTGCGGAACGTAAACCTCATGGGAGATTCATGAGCTATAATCCAACAACAAAAAAAGTAACATTACTTGCACGTAACCTCTACTTTGCTAATGGAGTTGCAGTTGCACCAGATCAAAAATTCGTCGTCTACTGTGAGACTATTTT gaaaaattTAGATGCAAATACATGGAAGTGA